In a genomic window of Leisingera caerulea DSM 24564:
- the secE gene encoding preprotein translocase subunit SecE, whose product MATINPVQFIQQVRAEVSKVVWPTRREVLLTTVMVFIMAALTALFFALVDLLIRYGLQGLLGMFG is encoded by the coding sequence ATGGCGACTATCAACCCAGTTCAGTTCATCCAGCAGGTTCGTGCCGAAGTGTCCAAGGTCGTTTGGCCGACCCGGCGCGAGGTGCTGCTGACCACGGTCATGGTGTTCATCATGGCGGCCCTGACGGCGCTGTTCTTCGCGCTGGTCGATCTGCTGATCCGCTATGGCCTGCAGGGGCTCCTGGGGATGTTCGGATAA
- the nusG gene encoding transcription termination/antitermination protein NusG produces the protein MAKRWYSVSVLSNFEKKIAEQIRTAVAEQGLEDEIDEVLVPTEEVIEIRRGKKVSTERRFMPGYVLVHMEMSDRGYHLISSINRVTGFLGPQGRPMPMRDAEVQGILGRVEEGVEAPRTLIHYEVGEKVKVNDGPFEDFDGMVEEVDEDNQKLKVTVSIFGRETPVELDFTQVTKQG, from the coding sequence ATGGCGAAACGGTGGTACTCGGTCAGCGTTCTTTCGAACTTCGAAAAGAAAATCGCAGAGCAGATCCGCACCGCGGTCGCCGAGCAAGGGCTCGAGGACGAAATTGACGAGGTGCTGGTCCCCACTGAAGAGGTGATTGAGATCCGCCGCGGAAAGAAGGTCTCGACTGAGCGCCGGTTTATGCCGGGCTATGTTCTGGTCCACATGGAAATGTCCGACCGCGGCTACCACCTGATTTCCTCGATCAACCGGGTCACCGGCTTCCTGGGTCCGCAGGGCCGCCCGATGCCGATGCGCGACGCCGAAGTGCAGGGCATCCTGGGCCGCGTCGAGGAAGGCGTCGAGGCACCGCGCACCCTGATCCATTACGAGGTCGGCGAGAAGGTCAAAGTCAACGACGGCCCGTTCGAGGATTTCGACGGTATGGTCGAAGAGGTCGACGAGGACAATCAGAAGCTCAAGGTTACCGTGTCGATCTTCGGCCGGGAAACTCCGGTGGAGCTGGATTTCACCCAAGTGACCAAACAGGGGTAA
- a CDS encoding GlxA family transcriptional regulator — protein MTIHSNNFGPAPRTRIGFLLFPGFPMACLTSAIEPLRAANEIAGCQVFSWSLATETGEDAAASAGVLFPADASLAETEGLDCLFLLSGPEAEFANPVSSPGRLRYLARHGVTLGAVSGGVFPLARSGVLAGRRCAVHWCYRSAFEAAFPNCTAVDRLIVRDGCLHTVSGATAMFDLSLELIGCALGADAMSEVACLFQHPVIRNGSARQKVPVLQSDRTVDQMPPAVKEAMSIFSKNFGTPVCIRDVARMAGISPRQLERSFRAATGLSPGEYYRRQRLEAARQMVLYSWEPVSGIANAVGYASSSTLTLHYRKFYGVTPVQDRKRAFLPAGGMTSRQKGSDTLTEIRKI, from the coding sequence ATGACGATCCATTCCAACAACTTTGGACCCGCGCCCCGCACCCGCATAGGCTTTCTGCTGTTTCCAGGCTTTCCCATGGCCTGCCTGACCTCGGCAATAGAGCCGCTGCGTGCCGCCAATGAAATTGCCGGGTGCCAGGTGTTTTCCTGGTCCCTGGCAACCGAAACCGGCGAGGACGCAGCAGCTTCTGCCGGGGTCCTTTTTCCAGCAGATGCAAGCCTTGCGGAGACAGAAGGGCTCGACTGCCTGTTTCTGCTGTCCGGGCCGGAGGCCGAATTCGCGAATCCGGTCTCAAGCCCTGGACGCCTGCGCTACCTGGCACGCCATGGCGTGACCCTCGGTGCGGTTTCCGGCGGCGTCTTCCCGCTGGCCCGCAGCGGTGTCCTGGCCGGGCGGCGCTGCGCGGTTCATTGGTGCTACCGAAGCGCCTTCGAAGCCGCTTTCCCCAACTGCACCGCCGTGGACCGGCTGATCGTGCGCGATGGCTGTCTTCACACGGTTTCGGGCGCCACCGCCATGTTCGATCTGTCGCTTGAACTGATCGGCTGCGCCCTCGGCGCGGACGCCATGAGCGAGGTTGCCTGCCTGTTCCAGCACCCGGTCATCCGCAACGGCAGCGCCCGGCAAAAGGTCCCCGTGCTGCAAAGCGATCGCACGGTCGACCAGATGCCGCCCGCCGTAAAGGAGGCGATGTCAATCTTCTCTAAAAACTTCGGAACTCCGGTCTGCATCCGTGATGTGGCGCGGATGGCCGGCATTTCCCCGCGCCAGCTGGAGCGCAGCTTCCGCGCCGCCACGGGTCTGAGCCCCGGAGAATACTACCGGCGCCAGCGCCTGGAAGCTGCCCGGCAAATGGTGCTTTATTCCTGGGAGCCAGTCTCCGGCATCGCCAATGCGGTCGGCTATGCCAGTTCCTCCACCCTGACACTGCACTACCGCAAATTCTACGGTGTCACACCAGTTCAGGACCGCAAGCGGGCCTTCCTGCCAGCCGGCGGCATGACGAGCAGGCAAAAAGGCTCTGATACGCTCACAGAGATCAGAAAGATCTGA
- a CDS encoding ABC transporter permease: MTDQTMVLSGKPHTWTRAKTGWAIFAAACVLAAANTFLPAGLVRPPEWLILPFADWINAIFAFLRDDMGLLYLTRAFADGVEWLLDVTANLLYGKNRWPRIGPIPWTVIASIGFVIGYALQGWRLSLLTGGTFVWIAVMGQWKWAMETLSVIVVAAPFSILFGLVMGILAWRSRAFERILNPILNIAQSLPHFAYMIPVVVFIGVGPKAGAIVTIIFSVPPMIRMSLLGLRKVPHEVIESGHMCGSTRWQLLRHVRIPTARSEILVGVNQVIMQCLAMVVLASFIGMPGLGQKLLQLLQALKIGRSVEIGITIVLLAVMLDRCTKAWATKQPEHFEKGTSFAERNKFLLLGLGLSLACLVLAQFIPLMDQIGRRDAFTISKPIDAVADWFIVLIDPVTQWLRWFLITWVLIPIRDAFLWMPYAAVLALLAAAGWAIGGLRSALVCLAFFGLIAMSGWWDRAMITVYTVVVAVSIAAVIGFPLGIWGSFHGKRAALALLICDTLQTFPSFIYLIPVVMLFGVNDVAVIGAVVLFAAVPLVRYTIEGLRQVPETLIEAAGMSGATRMQTLWNVRLPMALPTIMVGVNQSVMFSLFMVIIAAFIGTQDLGQEMQRALSSTDVGKGLVLGLAVAFMGLMVDHLVTTWAQSKKQALGLE, encoded by the coding sequence ATGACGGATCAGACCATGGTACTATCCGGGAAGCCCCACACCTGGACACGCGCCAAAACCGGCTGGGCAATCTTTGCTGCGGCTTGCGTTCTAGCCGCCGCCAACACGTTTTTACCTGCCGGGCTGGTGCGGCCGCCGGAGTGGCTGATCCTGCCCTTCGCCGACTGGATCAATGCGATTTTTGCCTTTCTTCGCGATGACATGGGACTTCTGTACCTGACCCGCGCCTTTGCCGATGGGGTGGAATGGCTGCTCGATGTGACTGCCAACCTGCTTTATGGCAAGAACCGCTGGCCGCGCATCGGCCCGATCCCGTGGACCGTGATCGCCAGTATCGGATTTGTCATCGGCTATGCGCTGCAAGGCTGGCGCTTGTCGCTGCTGACCGGCGGCACCTTTGTCTGGATTGCCGTCATGGGGCAGTGGAAATGGGCGATGGAAACGCTCTCGGTGATCGTTGTCGCCGCGCCCTTCTCGATCCTGTTCGGGCTGGTCATGGGCATCCTCGCCTGGCGTTCCAGGGCCTTCGAGCGGATCCTGAACCCCATCCTCAACATCGCGCAAAGCCTGCCCCATTTTGCCTATATGATTCCGGTAGTTGTCTTCATCGGCGTCGGCCCCAAGGCAGGCGCCATCGTTACCATCATCTTCTCGGTGCCGCCGATGATCCGCATGTCGCTCTTGGGCCTGCGCAAGGTCCCGCATGAGGTGATCGAAAGCGGCCATATGTGCGGCTCTACCCGCTGGCAGCTGCTGCGCCATGTGCGCATTCCAACAGCGCGGAGCGAGATCCTGGTCGGCGTGAACCAGGTGATCATGCAGTGCCTCGCCATGGTGGTTCTGGCCAGCTTCATCGGCATGCCGGGCCTGGGGCAAAAGCTGCTTCAGCTGCTGCAGGCGCTCAAAATCGGCCGCTCTGTCGAGATCGGCATCACCATCGTGCTGCTGGCAGTGATGCTGGACCGCTGCACCAAGGCCTGGGCGACCAAACAGCCCGAGCATTTCGAGAAAGGCACCTCCTTTGCCGAGCGCAACAAGTTCCTGCTGCTGGGTCTCGGCCTGTCGCTGGCCTGCCTCGTGCTGGCACAGTTCATCCCGCTGATGGATCAGATTGGCCGCCGCGACGCCTTCACCATCTCCAAACCGATTGATGCGGTTGCAGATTGGTTCATCGTGCTGATCGACCCAGTCACCCAGTGGCTGCGCTGGTTCCTGATCACTTGGGTGCTGATCCCGATCCGCGATGCCTTCCTGTGGATGCCCTACGCCGCAGTGCTGGCGCTGCTGGCCGCCGCCGGCTGGGCCATCGGCGGACTGCGCTCTGCCCTGGTGTGCCTTGCCTTCTTCGGCCTGATCGCCATGTCCGGCTGGTGGGACCGCGCCATGATCACCGTCTACACCGTCGTGGTCGCCGTTTCGATTGCTGCCGTGATCGGCTTTCCGCTGGGCATCTGGGGATCGTTTCACGGGAAACGCGCCGCCCTGGCACTGCTGATCTGCGACACGCTGCAGACCTTCCCCAGCTTCATCTACCTGATCCCGGTGGTCATGCTGTTCGGCGTCAATGATGTGGCGGTGATCGGCGCCGTGGTCCTGTTCGCCGCTGTGCCGCTGGTGCGCTACACGATTGAGGGCCTGCGGCAGGTGCCCGAAACCCTGATCGAGGCTGCGGGTATGTCAGGCGCCACCCGGATGCAGACCTTGTGGAACGTACGCCTGCCGATGGCGCTGCCGACCATCATGGTCGGGGTCAACCAGTCGGTGATGTTCTCGCTGTTCATGGTGATCATCGCCGCCTTCATAGGCACTCAGGACTTGGGGCAGGAAATGCAGCGTGCTCTGTCCTCCACCGATGTGGGCAAAGGTCTGGTACTGGGTCTTGCCGTTGCCTTCATGGGGCTGATGGTGGACCACCTTGTGACCACATGGGCGCAGTCCAAGAAACAAGCGCTGGGGCTGGAGTAA
- a CDS encoding quaternary amine ABC transporter ATP-binding protein: protein MTAATPVISCKNVWKLFGANPEQYLKSLTGNPGFDEIRQAGYIAAVRDVSLDIAKGEMLVIMGLSGSGKSTFVRCLSRLIGITGGEVRVEGQNIGEMSEKELIDLRRNKMGMVFQSFGLLPHRTVLDNVAFPLEMRGQDRHERRARALEVIELVGLSGREDYFPRELSGGQQQRVGIARSLAIEPDIWFLDEPFSALDPLIRREMQDEFLRLQEMLGKTIVFITHDFDEALRLADRIAIMKDGVVEQCDTPDQIVLNPATEYVAKFTEEIEKSRVVHAGVLARDVNGHNLTGAPIGEKQTISELARLLVNDSRDFLPVANSAGSLIGAISRQEALDVLLGEAS, encoded by the coding sequence ATGACCGCCGCCACCCCCGTCATTTCCTGCAAAAACGTCTGGAAGCTGTTTGGCGCCAATCCGGAGCAGTACCTGAAGTCGCTGACCGGCAACCCGGGCTTTGATGAAATCCGCCAGGCCGGCTACATCGCCGCTGTGCGGGATGTGTCGCTGGATATCGCCAAGGGGGAGATGCTGGTGATTATGGGGCTGTCTGGCTCTGGCAAGTCGACCTTCGTGCGCTGCCTGTCACGGCTCATCGGCATCACCGGCGGCGAGGTCCGGGTCGAGGGCCAGAACATCGGCGAAATGTCCGAGAAGGAGCTGATTGACCTGCGCCGCAACAAGATGGGCATGGTATTCCAGAGCTTCGGCCTGCTGCCCCACCGCACCGTTCTGGATAACGTCGCCTTCCCGCTGGAAATGCGCGGCCAGGACCGCCACGAACGCCGCGCCCGCGCACTGGAAGTGATCGAACTGGTCGGCCTGTCAGGGCGCGAGGACTACTTTCCGCGTGAACTGTCGGGCGGTCAACAGCAACGCGTCGGCATTGCCCGCAGCCTGGCGATCGAACCGGATATCTGGTTTCTGGACGAACCATTCTCAGCACTTGACCCGCTGATCCGCCGAGAGATGCAGGACGAATTTCTCCGCTTGCAGGAGATGCTGGGCAAGACCATCGTCTTTATCACCCACGACTTTGACGAGGCGCTGCGCCTTGCAGACCGCATCGCCATCATGAAGGACGGCGTGGTCGAGCAGTGCGATACACCCGATCAGATCGTGCTGAACCCCGCCACCGAGTACGTCGCCAAGTTTACCGAGGAAATCGAGAAGTCACGCGTTGTCCACGCAGGCGTTCTGGCCCGCGACGTGAACGGACACAACCTGACCGGAGCGCCAATCGGAGAGAAACAGACCATCTCTGAACTGGCCCGCCTGCTGGTCAATGACAGTCGCGACTTCCTGCCCGTTGCCAACAGTGCCGGCAGCCTGATCGGCGCCATAAGCCGGCAGGAGGCGCTGGACGTGCTGCTGGGAGAGGCCTCATGA
- a CDS encoding ABC transporter substrate-binding protein — MKYRQYLLATAAALTMAAPMAMAEDSPDPIIIPVHNWSSQIVMSHVVGQIFESMGNNVEYVSTDSQAVYESVRLGDVTLELEVWEGAFGKSFNEALAKGGLRDAGDHNAVTREDWWYPAWTKEACPGLPDWQALNECAAVFATPETGDKGRFLGGPVDWLKHDAERVEALDMNFTVVNAGSASALWAEVAAAEKTKRPVVIFNWTPNFAEAVWPGEFVEFPTWVEGCDKDPSVGPNPNATYDCGNPANGYLKKAAWDGMKDKWPAAYETLTQISFTNPQIAEMAKLVDIDEMEPEDAAAEWLEANEDLWKPWTGS; from the coding sequence ATGAAATACCGGCAATACCTTTTGGCCACTGCAGCGGCCTTGACCATGGCGGCCCCGATGGCAATGGCAGAAGACTCCCCGGACCCCATCATAATCCCGGTCCACAACTGGTCGAGCCAGATCGTGATGAGCCACGTGGTCGGCCAGATCTTCGAGTCGATGGGCAACAATGTCGAATATGTCTCGACCGACAGCCAGGCGGTTTATGAATCGGTGCGGCTGGGCGACGTCACGCTGGAGTTGGAGGTTTGGGAGGGCGCCTTCGGCAAGTCCTTCAACGAAGCACTGGCCAAGGGCGGCCTGCGTGACGCAGGCGACCACAACGCCGTCACCCGCGAGGACTGGTGGTATCCGGCCTGGACCAAGGAGGCCTGCCCCGGCCTGCCGGACTGGCAAGCCCTGAACGAGTGCGCCGCCGTCTTTGCCACGCCTGAGACCGGCGACAAGGGCCGCTTTCTGGGGGGGCCTGTCGATTGGCTCAAGCATGACGCAGAGCGGGTTGAGGCGCTGGACATGAATTTCACCGTGGTGAATGCAGGGTCGGCTTCGGCGCTCTGGGCCGAAGTGGCCGCGGCGGAGAAAACCAAGCGGCCGGTGGTGATTTTCAACTGGACCCCGAACTTTGCCGAGGCCGTCTGGCCGGGTGAATTCGTCGAGTTCCCCACCTGGGTTGAGGGTTGCGACAAGGACCCCTCTGTCGGCCCGAACCCCAACGCCACCTATGACTGCGGCAACCCTGCGAACGGCTACCTCAAAAAGGCCGCTTGGGACGGCATGAAGGACAAGTGGCCGGCGGCTTATGAAACGCTGACCCAAATCAGCTTCACAAACCCGCAGATCGCCGAGATGGCCAAACTGGTCGACATTGACGAGATGGAACCCGAGGACGCGGCTGCTGAATGGCTGGAGGCCAATGAGGATCTCTGGAAACCCTGGACCGGTTCCTGA
- a CDS encoding response regulator translates to MAHILIIEDEPVTRATLASYLDAQGYCVSQAETAEKAEKILEGQEVDLLLVDINLPGKDGLQITREQRAKSEMGIILVTGRDDEIDRIVGLELGADDYVCKPFNRRELLARLKNLLRRTQDIRRLSRRIYKFGKFQFDVAARHLQTAEGDSIPLTRAEFEVLDMLVSRAGEVASRDALMSRVTHRQYGGNPRTVDVLIRRLRSKLEEDPANPRLISTVHGEGYAFTAPLA, encoded by the coding sequence ATGGCGCATATACTGATCATCGAGGACGAGCCGGTCACGCGGGCCACCCTCGCCAGTTATCTGGATGCGCAAGGGTATTGTGTTTCGCAGGCCGAAACTGCGGAAAAAGCGGAAAAAATACTTGAAGGGCAGGAGGTTGACCTGCTGCTGGTCGACATTAACCTGCCGGGCAAGGATGGTTTGCAGATCACTCGCGAACAGCGGGCCAAGTCAGAGATGGGAATCATTCTGGTAACCGGCCGGGATGATGAAATTGACCGTATTGTCGGACTGGAACTTGGTGCGGATGATTATGTTTGCAAGCCTTTCAACCGGCGTGAACTGCTGGCGAGGCTCAAGAATCTGTTACGGAGAACACAGGATATCCGGCGCCTGTCCCGGCGGATCTACAAGTTTGGCAAATTCCAATTCGACGTGGCTGCGCGGCATCTGCAGACCGCCGAGGGCGACAGTATTCCGCTGACCCGGGCCGAGTTCGAAGTGCTGGACATGCTGGTCAGCCGGGCGGGGGAGGTGGCCTCGCGCGATGCGCTGATGAGCCGTGTCACGCACCGGCAGTACGGCGGCAACCCCCGCACCGTGGATGTGCTGATCCGGCGATTGCGCAGCAAGCTGGAGGAAGACCCGGCCAACCCGAGGCTGATCAGCACTGTGCATGGAGAAGGCTATGCCTTCACGGCGCCTTTGGCCTGA
- the torS gene encoding TMAO reductase system sensor histidine kinase/response regulator TorS — protein MLGKLGLGGKLSLAFIVIAGLPTLAGILGLVELRTLAHRQADVISQTIPAIAEVRGMAEESTRIIAIAPELAAVGSQAERAKRARFLADQVDALTARLDALEQAGGPGSSRLRATVSDAARVLSLLNDLVEARISLREEFKQLADRNLTAANNLLSMADTLVANAEMGTTAVISSLYGPGSSTAEEQARTDTLDKLLEVDLFQLGLMFELRSQTAEIGLLINRIEDAASETELGEIEASLISRLRIVSRRIKAIRDPGRRQQAEGHAAQLRSVPDAATGLFVLRDRILATENRITALKQELQDTALRLGDEAAVVADQAQARAIQSGNAAALDVQQAQLRNGFAAAAGFVLSLAVLWFFVRGSITRRLDRLSGTMAALMRGQLDHPVRPRGQDEIARMEEAVEVFRQQAIEKLELEQVRDRNEQELREHRNNLQALVNEQTERLQEEVEAHDEARQKAEAADQAKSEFLAMMSHEIRTPMNGVLGMLRSLSEDGLPPRQMERLRAALTSGQNLLKILNDILDYSKIESGALSPEITTFSLRDLVTDIVVLLRPGADAKGVHLWLDAPEGLPDVVQGDAAKLRQILFNLLSNALKFTNDGEVILRVRSNGATRGHHRVAFEVSDTGKGISDEAKLRVFEAFEQEDTDTARKFGGTGLGLAISRHFADAIGARLSLESTVGVGSVFTLSLDLEPGDPADLAPEEPPATVARAENALSVLVVEDNEINQMVARGYLERMGHSCHCVGSAEEALDLLQVSCFDLVLMDVNLPGISGTDATRRLRALPDPRLAELPVIGISAHVQEEQIETHLQAGMNGFVAKPVSPERLAKALDSVMRGHEGAVYLSARHAAPGQTDRYDTLRQQMHDNIQDLGAAQTLDIARLFERELPQSLDRMGTALETQNCAALAKEAHRAKGAAGTFGQRDLVSLLSDLEKRAGNGDLSQARDLLDTLNRLVPQVLNALAAVLRDCEAVRPKAP, from the coding sequence ATGTTAGGAAAGCTCGGTCTCGGCGGCAAATTGAGCCTCGCATTCATAGTTATTGCGGGTCTTCCAACCCTTGCCGGTATCCTGGGACTGGTCGAGTTGAGAACGCTGGCACACCGTCAGGCAGACGTGATCAGCCAAACCATCCCCGCCATTGCCGAGGTGCGCGGCATGGCTGAAGAAAGCACCCGCATAATTGCTATTGCCCCCGAACTGGCCGCCGTCGGCTCCCAGGCTGAACGTGCAAAGCGTGCCCGCTTTCTGGCCGATCAGGTGGATGCCCTGACAGCGCGGCTCGACGCGCTGGAGCAGGCCGGGGGACCGGGCTCGTCTCGGTTGCGGGCGACGGTGAGCGATGCCGCCCGCGTATTGTCCCTCCTGAACGATCTGGTTGAGGCGCGCATTTCGCTGCGCGAGGAGTTCAAACAGCTTGCAGACCGCAACCTGACGGCTGCGAATAATTTGCTCAGCATGGCAGATACTTTGGTGGCCAATGCCGAAATGGGCACAACAGCCGTGATTTCCAGCCTTTACGGCCCCGGTTCCTCAACCGCTGAGGAGCAAGCACGCACCGACACGCTGGACAAGCTGCTTGAGGTCGACTTGTTTCAGCTGGGCCTGATGTTCGAGCTGCGCTCGCAAACAGCGGAAATCGGGCTGCTGATCAACCGGATCGAAGACGCCGCCAGCGAAACGGAGCTGGGCGAAATCGAGGCGTCACTTATCAGCCGGCTGAGGATTGTTTCGCGCCGGATCAAGGCTATTCGCGACCCCGGGCGGCGGCAGCAGGCTGAAGGTCATGCTGCACAGCTGCGGAGCGTTCCAGATGCTGCAACAGGGCTATTTGTGCTGAGGGACCGTATCCTCGCTACCGAAAACCGCATAACCGCGTTGAAACAGGAACTGCAGGATACCGCGCTGCGACTTGGCGACGAGGCCGCAGTCGTGGCGGATCAGGCGCAAGCGCGGGCCATCCAGTCGGGCAATGCCGCCGCCTTGGACGTGCAGCAGGCGCAGCTGCGCAACGGCTTTGCTGCAGCCGCCGGTTTTGTCCTGTCGCTAGCGGTGCTGTGGTTCTTTGTGCGCGGCAGTATCACCCGCCGCCTCGACCGACTCTCCGGCACCATGGCGGCGCTTATGCGGGGGCAGCTGGACCATCCGGTGCGGCCCCGCGGGCAGGATGAAATCGCGCGGATGGAGGAGGCCGTCGAAGTCTTCCGCCAGCAAGCAATCGAAAAGCTGGAACTCGAACAGGTGCGGGACCGCAACGAACAAGAACTCAGGGAGCACCGTAACAACCTCCAGGCCCTTGTGAATGAGCAAACCGAGCGCCTGCAGGAGGAAGTCGAAGCCCATGACGAGGCCCGGCAGAAGGCGGAAGCTGCAGATCAAGCGAAATCCGAATTTCTTGCCATGATGAGCCACGAAATCCGCACACCAATGAACGGGGTGCTGGGGATGCTTCGCAGCCTTTCGGAGGATGGCCTGCCGCCCCGGCAGATGGAGCGGCTGCGGGCGGCGCTGACCTCCGGCCAGAACTTGCTGAAAATCCTGAACGACATCTTGGACTACTCGAAGATCGAAAGCGGTGCGCTGTCGCCTGAGATCACAACTTTTTCGCTGCGCGACCTGGTGACCGACATCGTCGTTCTGTTGCGCCCCGGTGCTGATGCCAAGGGCGTACATCTCTGGCTAGACGCCCCGGAAGGACTGCCCGATGTCGTACAGGGCGACGCGGCCAAGCTGCGGCAGATTCTGTTCAACCTACTGTCCAACGCGTTGAAATTCACCAATGACGGCGAAGTGATCCTGCGGGTCCGGTCCAATGGCGCAACCCGCGGGCATCACAGGGTGGCATTTGAGGTCAGCGACACCGGCAAGGGTATCTCGGATGAAGCCAAGCTGAGGGTTTTCGAGGCCTTCGAACAGGAAGACACTGACACTGCGCGCAAGTTCGGCGGCACCGGTCTGGGGCTTGCGATCAGCAGGCATTTCGCCGACGCCATCGGTGCCCGGCTCTCGCTGGAAAGCACCGTGGGCGTGGGGTCCGTTTTCACCCTCTCCCTGGATCTGGAACCTGGCGATCCGGCTGATCTGGCACCGGAGGAGCCTCCTGCCACGGTGGCACGGGCTGAAAACGCTTTGTCCGTTCTGGTGGTGGAGGACAATGAGATCAATCAGATGGTCGCCCGCGGCTATCTGGAGCGCATGGGCCACAGCTGCCATTGTGTTGGCAGTGCGGAGGAGGCGCTGGACTTGCTGCAAGTCTCCTGTTTCGACCTCGTGCTGATGGATGTGAACCTTCCCGGGATCAGCGGAACCGACGCCACTCGCCGCTTGCGGGCTTTGCCGGATCCGCGGCTCGCCGAGCTTCCGGTTATCGGCATTTCAGCGCATGTTCAGGAGGAACAGATCGAAACCCACCTGCAGGCCGGCATGAACGGATTTGTCGCCAAGCCAGTCTCGCCCGAACGCCTGGCCAAGGCCTTGGACAGTGTCATGCGCGGCCATGAGGGGGCGGTCTATTTGTCCGCCCGGCACGCGGCCCCCGGCCAGACGGACCGTTACGACACCCTCCGGCAGCAGATGCACGACAACATTCAAGACCTCGGTGCGGCCCAAACGCTGGACATCGCGCGGCTGTTCGAGCGCGAACTGCCGCAAAGCCTCGACCGCATGGGCACCGCGCTGGAAACCCAGAATTGCGCGGCCTTGGCAAAAGAAGCGCACCGGGCCAAAGGGGCGGCCGGCACATTCGGCCAGCGGGATCTGGTATCACTGCTGTCTGACCTCGAGAAACGGGCCGGAAACGGCGACCTGTCCCAAGCCAGGGATCTGCTGGACACGCTGAACCGCCTGGTGCCGCAGGTCTTGAACGCGCTGGCAGCGGTGCTGCGCGACTGCGAAGCCGTCAGGCCAAAGGCGCCGTGA
- the torT gene encoding TMAO reductase system periplasmic protein TorT, translating into MLCTTAAAESWRLQVPRTPFSYEGGYAVADYLPLEKAARAWRLCVAYPHLKDAYWLSVNYGMVAEAERLGVSFQLVEAGGYPNLQRQIRQVEDCVAAGADALVLGTVSFDGLTSTVEQISETVPVIAAVNDIADAGVSAKVGVSWTEMGAVAGRVIAERHPKGTAPVKVAWFPGPRNAGWVKFVEQGFRSALEESSAVVAVTKYGDTGREIQVRLVEEALDETGDLDYIAGSAPAAQAAVSVLRARGLQGKVRVVSDYMTHAVYRGVLRERIIAAPTDFPVLQGRLAIEMAVRAIEGKLQVKHAGPEIFVLDGNSIGADVLEQSLAPASFVPVFDFRPQH; encoded by the coding sequence ATGCTTTGCACGACGGCGGCCGCGGAATCATGGCGCCTGCAGGTGCCCCGGACGCCGTTCAGCTATGAAGGCGGGTACGCTGTGGCGGATTACCTTCCGTTGGAAAAAGCCGCCCGTGCGTGGCGGTTGTGCGTCGCCTATCCGCATCTGAAGGACGCCTACTGGCTGAGCGTTAACTACGGCATGGTCGCCGAGGCGGAACGGCTGGGCGTCTCCTTCCAGCTGGTCGAGGCCGGGGGGTATCCCAACTTGCAGCGGCAGATCCGCCAAGTAGAAGACTGCGTGGCAGCCGGGGCGGATGCACTGGTCCTTGGCACGGTGTCCTTTGACGGGCTTACCAGCACGGTTGAACAGATTTCGGAGACGGTTCCCGTGATAGCGGCGGTGAATGACATCGCGGATGCCGGGGTCTCCGCCAAGGTGGGAGTGTCTTGGACGGAAATGGGCGCCGTCGCAGGGCGGGTGATTGCAGAGCGGCACCCCAAAGGCACGGCACCGGTGAAGGTCGCTTGGTTTCCGGGTCCGCGGAATGCAGGCTGGGTTAAGTTTGTTGAGCAGGGCTTTCGCTCGGCGCTGGAGGAAAGCTCGGCAGTGGTTGCGGTGACGAAGTACGGAGACACTGGCCGGGAAATTCAGGTGCGGCTGGTGGAGGAAGCGCTCGATGAGACCGGTGACCTCGATTACATTGCCGGGTCCGCGCCAGCAGCCCAGGCCGCCGTCTCGGTCCTGCGCGCACGGGGGTTGCAGGGCAAGGTGCGAGTGGTTTCGGATTACATGACCCACGCCGTTTATCGCGGGGTATTGAGAGAGCGCATCATTGCGGCGCCGACAGATTTTCCGGTGCTGCAGGGGCGGCTGGCTATTGAGATGGCCGTGCGGGCTATCGAAGGAAAACTGCAAGTGAAACATGCCGGGCCGGAGATCTTCGTGCTCGATGGAAACAGCATTGGCGCCGACGTTTTGGAGCAGTCCCTGGCGCCGGCAAGTTTTGTGCCAGTGTTCGACTTCCGCCCCCAGCACTGA